The nucleotide sequence TTTCGCCGGCCTAGGAAGGCCGCCCCACGTCGCATGCAATTGAAGCCGGAGGACCACCGTGGACGGTTTGCACAACGCCGAGCTACAACTGAGCACCGCCGAGCAGATGTGGCGCGGTGTCATCCACAAGGTGAGCGAAAAGCTGCCCGACATCGGCGTAAGCATCGTGATTCTTGCGGTGTTCTGGCTGGCCGGCGTTTTTTTCGAGCGGTTTATCCGCCGCCTCGGCACGCGGGCCAAAGTACACCCCGACATTCTGGGGCTGCTGGCCTGGAGCGGCAAGGCGACGGTGTTGTCGTTCGGGGTGGTGACGGCCTGCGGCACGATGGGCATCGACGTCGGGGCCCTCGTGGCGGGCGTGGGGCTGACCGGGTTCGCCCTCGGATTCGCCTTGAAAGACGTGATCTCGAATTGGCTGTCCGGCGTCTTGATTTTGGTCTACGAGCCGTTTCGCCGGGGCGACTATGTGAGCATCGCCAACACGCCCGGCCTGGAAGGAACGGTGGTGGCCATCGACTTTCGCTATACCAGCCTGGAGAAAGACGGCAAAATCGTGCTCGTGCCCAACGCCAACCTGTTTACCAAAGAGATCATTGTCACCAAGACCCGGTAACTGGCGTTGCGGCCTTTGCTCTTCGGTTTTGGGACTTGGGTCGGCGAGGGTGTGCCGGTAGAATATCCTTGATGCCGCGGCCTTAGCCTAAAGGGAGGCTGCCAAAGCAACTCGCGAACCATCGGGGCAGAGGACGCGTCCTACGTTTCGCGGGAGGAGGTCTTCAGATGATCGCATTCAACATCCGCAAAACGATCGAGGCTGCCGCCTACCTCATCAAGAGGCAACCGTGCCGATCAGAGAATTACATGAGGCTCCTCAAGCTTCTTTATCTTGCCGATCGCCTGAGCCTGAAAGATCGGGGCGTGCCCATCTGTGGCGGAACGGTCTACGCCCTGCGTCGCGGGCCGGTCATCAGCCCCGCGCTCGATCTGATCAAAGGGCGAGATCCCCGGTCTGCGCAGTGGGACGAGTTCATCGAAAAGCGGGAATTCGACGTTCATTTGCGGGCCGATCCCGGCAATCTCAATTTGTCGCGCGCCGACCTGAGAATCCTCGAACAAGTCGCCGACGAGTTTCGCCGGCATGATGAATGGGCCTTGGTTCGCTGGTGCCACAGGAACTTGCCTGAGTACGACAAAAACTGGTGCGCAAGGGGCGAGAAGGGGCGCCGACGAATCCCCCTGGAAGACGTCCTCGACGCGGTTGGGCGCCGACAAGAGCAGGCCGCGATCATCTCGGCGATCAACGAGAGCGCCGCATTCGACAAATTCTTCGGCAACCACCTGCCGACCTAGGGCGGACAGGTCGAGACGCTGGACAAGGCCATTGACGGCGCGATCGAGACCGACGAGCTGCTAAACGCTCAACGGGCCCTGCTCCGCAGGCAGCAGACCATCCCTTGAAAAGCGGCGACCGATGGCCGTCGCCAAATATCAAGACCAAAAAAACACGGCGGACGCCGTAAAAATCGTTGCGGCCGTTGTAACTGGTAGTTATTCTCGAAGATACGAGTTCTTTCGGGCATCTCATCGGGAAAAAGCGCACATGGCATTGGGTCGAACATTCATCGGCGTCGAAATGAGCAGGATCGTGCGGCGTTCCAAGAAGCGTCGTCCGGTGAAACAGCGGGGGCTCGGCCGTTCGCTTTCCCAGCGCCACGTTGCGCTCGAGTCGTTGGAAGATCGCTGGCTGCTGGCGGCGGGGGCCCCCTACACGCCGCCGACGAACGACCCCTTGTACAACGAACAGTGGAACTTGAACAACACGGGGCAAACCGGGGGCACGCCAGGGGCTGATGTCAACGTCTTGCCCGCCTGGCAGCAGGGCTATACCGGTCAGGGCGTCACGGTGGGGGTGGTCGATTCCGGGGTGTACTATCAGCATCCCGACCTGACGGCCAATTACAATCCCAGCCTGAGCTACGACTATTTCGAGAACGTTCCCAATGCCGAGCCGCCGCTGGGGCCATTGTTGGATCCAGTCGCCACCGGCGCGCAATTTGGTGAAGACAGTCATGGTACAATGGTGGCGGGCATTATCGCCGGCAACGGCGCAAATGGCACCGGCACTTTGGGCGAGGCGCCCAACGCCACGATTGCATCCGAACGGATCGGCTTCATCGATCCTAACGGAGACCTGGTCCAAGGCGGCGACCCCGTAGTCGCCTCCGCATTTACCAACCATAACCAGCAGATCGACGTTTTTAGCAATAGCTGGGGTTATCCTCCGTCGGGCTTCTTCTCCGGCATCCAGGGTCCGCCCGATCCGTTGACCATTGCCGCGATGCAAAAAGACGATATGGGGCAGCCTCTGTCCAGTCCTCCATTGCCCGCTGGTCGCGGCGGACTTGGCAATATCTTCGTCTTTGCGGCAGGCAACGGCGGCAATCAGTACGGCGTTCAGAACACCAACGACGAAGCGGAAACGGCCTCGCGGTTTGCCATCACCGTGGCGGCCCTTGGCGACGACGGGAAAGCGAGCCTCTACTCGGCGAAAGGCGCCTCGGTGCTGGTCAGTGCGCCGGGTGGGCACGACGGCTTTGGCGCTGCCGATGAAAACGGCATTCCTTCCAGCAGCGTGATCAGGGTCGCCGACCCCACGCAGCCGAGCGGGTACAACTACGAGGCCACCTATACCGACAACGGCACCTACGGCATGAACGGCACTTCGGCCGCCACGCCCGGCGTGTCCGGAGTCGTCGCGCTCATGTTGCAGGCCAACCCGAAACTCTCCTGGCGCGACGTGCAGCAGATCCTTGCCGAATCGGCCACGAAGAACGACCCGACGGATCCGGGCAACGGCACGACGGATATCGGCTGGTTTAATAACGGCTTCGGCTACACTTCCGACGGCGCCATTGTGCCCGTGAATAGCCAGGGCAACTACGCCGGCACCGCTCCGCTGCCGGCCAATGTTACGGTGACGCCCTTTCACATCAACGATAAATATGGCTTCGGGGAAGTGAACGCCGGGGCCGCCGTGACCCTGGCGAAAAACTGGACGCCGCTGCAGCCCGAAACGTCATTCACTTCCAACCTGGTGAATGTCAACACGCCCATACCCAAAGGGGTGGCCGCGGGGGTCAGCCAGTCCGTCACGTTCACCGGGGGGCTGCACGTCGAACACGCCGAAGTCGTATTGAACATCACCCATCCAGTCCGCGGTGACATTCAGGTCGTTCTCACTTCGCCGAACGGTACCCGATCCTATCTCCAGGAGGAACGCACCAACGAGGTCAACGGCACCGATGTCACTGCCGACGGCTACCTCAATTCATCCGGCGTAGTGGTGCCCAACGCGAACTACACCAACTGGTCGACCTCAACTGTGCAAGATTGGGGCCAGTCGTCGGCCGGCACCTGGACCGTGACCGTGTCCGACGTGAACTACGACGACGACCCCATCAAGGACGTCGGCACGTTCGACTCGTTCAAACTAACTCTTTACGGCACCTCCGACTACGCGCCCATTGCCCAGGACGCGAGCCTGAGCACGCAAGAAAACACCGCCACTTCCCTCAACCTGATGGCCGGCACCTACGATACCGACGGCACGTATCAAATCGCGCCGGGTTCGCTGGCCGTCACGCAACCCGCCGACGGCACGGTCACGGTCAACCCGCAGACCGGCCAGGTGACCTACACACCCAATCCCGGATTCCACGGCACCGACAGCTTCACCTACACCGTCAAAGACACCAACGGCGTGCTCTCGCGCGCGGCCACCGTTTCCGTCACGGTGGGCGTGGTCCTGCAGGGGCCCGTGGCCGGCAACGTTTCGACCACCACCAGTTATGGCACGCCCGTCGACATTCCGGTCTTGAACCACGTGAGCGACCCCAGCGGCACCGTCGTCCCGTCGAGCGTCACCATCGTGACGCAGCCGAATCTCGGCACGGTGTCGGTGAACCAAACCACGGGGGAAGTGCTCTATACGCCGGGCCCGAACTTCTCGATCGGCGACAGCTTCAGCTATGAGGTGACCGACAGCAATGGAAAAATCTCGAACGTGGCCACCGTCACGATCAGCCTTGCGCAGTCGGCCCCCGTGGCGAATAACGTCGTCGCCCCCGCCGCCGACCTGAACGTGACCCAGGAAGTGGACGTGCTGGCCAGCGTCACCGGCAGCGCCAACCCGACCACCGTCACCATCCTGACGCCACCGCAGCACGGAATCGCCGTGGTCGATCCCGTGACGGGCATCATCGCTTACACGCCGGCCGCCAACTTCTTCGGCAACGACAGTCTCACCTTCTCGGTCAAGAACTTCCAGGGCCTCAGCTCCAACCCCGCGTCCGTCAGCCTGACGGTGCTCGGCCAGGGAGCGCCGGTGGCGCTCAACCATGAGTTTGTGCTGGTTCCGGGCCAGCCGGTGATCAGTGGCTACCGGGTGTTGGACAACCCGACCAACAGCGGCACGCTGACGGCCAAGCTCGTCACGCCGCCCACCCACGGCACCGTCAGCCTCAACGCCGACGGCACCTTCACCTATATTCAAGGCCCGAATTTCACCGGCCTCGACACCTTCACTTACCAGGTGAACAACGGCTTTGCCGACAGCAACGTGGCGACCATCCGTTTGGTGAGCCAGAACTTCCATTTTGTCGAGAAGCTTTACCAGCAGCTTCTGAACCGCGGCGCCAGCGACTCGGACATCATGGGGTTCGTGAATCTGCTCAACGCGGGGGTCAGTCGCGGCCAGGTGGCCTCATTGTTCTTGAACTCGAACGAGTATCTGGCGAACTTCGTCAACAGCTCGTACGAACATCTGCTCCATCGCACGGTCGATCCGGACGGTCTTTCCTATTGGATTTCGGAGATGCAGTTTGGCCTGCCGCCGGAGGTGTTCTTGGCGGCGGTCGCGGCCTCGCCGGAATACATCGGCTTGCACGGCGGCACGACGGCCGGACAGATCGCCGGCTTTTACCAGGACTTTTTGAACCGCGGCGCTTCGGCGGCCGAAATCAACTACTGGGTCGGACTCACCAACAGCGGCATTCCGCCGGCGGCCATCGTGCTCGGCTTCGACACCAGCCCCGAGTATCGCGACGACCTGGTCAGCGGCTACTACGCCACCTACCTGGGCAATGCGCCCGACCCGAACTATATCGCCCAATATGTGGCCGGCCTCGGCGCCGGTTTCTCGCGCACCGCGGTGCAGTTGATGATCCTGTCGAGCAACGACTACTTCACCAGTTGACTGCGATTGCAGGCTCACCGGCTTTCGCTATACTTCGCCCTGCGAAATCTCGCGCAGGCCAGTTCCCCGCGGCGTTTAACCAGCCGATGAACTTTCCCGGCA is from Pirellulales bacterium and encodes:
- a CDS encoding mechanosensitive ion channel domain-containing protein, producing the protein MDGLHNAELQLSTAEQMWRGVIHKVSEKLPDIGVSIVILAVFWLAGVFFERFIRRLGTRAKVHPDILGLLAWSGKATVLSFGVVTACGTMGIDVGALVAGVGLTGFALGFALKDVISNWLSGVLILVYEPFRRGDYVSIANTPGLEGTVVAIDFRYTSLEKDGKIVLVPNANLFTKEIIVTKTR
- a CDS encoding Panacea domain-containing protein, with translation MIAFNIRKTIEAAAYLIKRQPCRSENYMRLLKLLYLADRLSLKDRGVPICGGTVYALRRGPVISPALDLIKGRDPRSAQWDEFIEKREFDVHLRADPGNLNLSRADLRILEQVADEFRRHDEWALVRWCHRNLPEYDKNWCARGEKGRRRIPLEDVLDAVGRRQEQAAIISAINESAAFDKFFGNHLPT
- a CDS encoding Ig-like domain-containing protein gives rise to the protein MALGRTFIGVEMSRIVRRSKKRRPVKQRGLGRSLSQRHVALESLEDRWLLAAGAPYTPPTNDPLYNEQWNLNNTGQTGGTPGADVNVLPAWQQGYTGQGVTVGVVDSGVYYQHPDLTANYNPSLSYDYFENVPNAEPPLGPLLDPVATGAQFGEDSHGTMVAGIIAGNGANGTGTLGEAPNATIASERIGFIDPNGDLVQGGDPVVASAFTNHNQQIDVFSNSWGYPPSGFFSGIQGPPDPLTIAAMQKDDMGQPLSSPPLPAGRGGLGNIFVFAAGNGGNQYGVQNTNDEAETASRFAITVAALGDDGKASLYSAKGASVLVSAPGGHDGFGAADENGIPSSSVIRVADPTQPSGYNYEATYTDNGTYGMNGTSAATPGVSGVVALMLQANPKLSWRDVQQILAESATKNDPTDPGNGTTDIGWFNNGFGYTSDGAIVPVNSQGNYAGTAPLPANVTVTPFHINDKYGFGEVNAGAAVTLAKNWTPLQPETSFTSNLVNVNTPIPKGVAAGVSQSVTFTGGLHVEHAEVVLNITHPVRGDIQVVLTSPNGTRSYLQEERTNEVNGTDVTADGYLNSSGVVVPNANYTNWSTSTVQDWGQSSAGTWTVTVSDVNYDDDPIKDVGTFDSFKLTLYGTSDYAPIAQDASLSTQENTATSLNLMAGTYDTDGTYQIAPGSLAVTQPADGTVTVNPQTGQVTYTPNPGFHGTDSFTYTVKDTNGVLSRAATVSVTVGVVLQGPVAGNVSTTTSYGTPVDIPVLNHVSDPSGTVVPSSVTIVTQPNLGTVSVNQTTGEVLYTPGPNFSIGDSFSYEVTDSNGKISNVATVTISLAQSAPVANNVVAPAADLNVTQEVDVLASVTGSANPTTVTILTPPQHGIAVVDPVTGIIAYTPAANFFGNDSLTFSVKNFQGLSSNPASVSLTVLGQGAPVALNHEFVLVPGQPVISGYRVLDNPTNSGTLTAKLVTPPTHGTVSLNADGTFTYIQGPNFTGLDTFTYQVNNGFADSNVATIRLVSQNFHFVEKLYQQLLNRGASDSDIMGFVNLLNAGVSRGQVASLFLNSNEYLANFVNSSYEHLLHRTVDPDGLSYWISEMQFGLPPEVFLAAVAASPEYIGLHGGTTAGQIAGFYQDFLNRGASAAEINYWVGLTNSGIPPAAIVLGFDTSPEYRDDLVSGYYATYLGNAPDPNYIAQYVAGLGAGFSRTAVQLMILSSNDYFTS